The proteins below come from a single Corylus avellana chromosome ca3, CavTom2PMs-1.0 genomic window:
- the LOC132175236 gene encoding DNA-(apurinic or apyrimidinic site) endonuclease isoform X1, whose amino-acid sequence MKRFFKPIEKEGSSKKPSLSPSEKDDGENREISGEDKREPLKFLTWNANSFLLRVKNDWPELNKFVTSFDPDVIAIQEVRVPAAGSKGAPKNPGELKDDTNSSREEKQILIRALSSLPFANYRVWWSLADSKYAGTALFVKKCCQPKNVFFNLDKRASKHEPDGRVILAEFDTFRLLNTYAPNNGWKEEENSFIRRRKWDKRILDFVLQSSDKPLIWCGDLNVSHEEIDVSHPEFFSAAKLNGYVPPNKEDCGQPGFTLSERKRFGTILKEGKLIDAYRFLHKEKDMECGFSWSGHPIGKYRGKRMRIDYFVVSEKLKDRIVACEIHGKGIELQGFYGSDHCPITFELSQACPNAKHGEASM is encoded by the exons ATGAAACGTTTCTTTAAACCGATAGAGAAGGAAGGGTCTTCAAAGAAGCCCTCTCTTTCACCTTCTGAAAAGGACGACGGAGAGAACAGGGAAATATCCGGCGAGGACAAGAGAGAGCCGTTGAAGTTCTTGACCTGGAATGCCAATAGCTTTCTTCTCCGAGTCAAGAACGACTGGCCTGAGCTCAACAAGTTCGTGACAAGTTTTGACCCTGATGTCATTGCAATACAG GAAGTAAGGGTGCCTGCAGCTGGTTCAAAGGGTGCACCTAAAAATCCAGGAGAATTAAAAGATGATACAAACTCATCACGCGAAGAAAAACAG ATTTTGATACGTGCCCTTTCAAGTCTACCCTTTGCAAATTATCGTGTTTGGTGGTCTCTTGCAGATTCAAAGTATGCAGGAACTGCACTTTTTGTAAAGAAGTGTTGCCAACCGAAAAATGTCTTCTTTAATCTTGACAAGAGAG CTTCAAAGCATGAACCAGATGGCCGGGTCATTTTAGCTGAGTTCGATACATTCCGCTTATTGAATACATATGCACCAAACAATGGTTGGAAAGAGGAGGAAAATTCATTTATAAGGAGAAGGAAATGGGATAAAAGGATATTGGACTTTGTCCTTCAATCTTCAGATAAGCCTCTTATATGGTGTGGTGATCTGAATGTTAG CCATGAAGAGATTGATGTGAGTCATCCAGAATTTTTCAGTGCAGCAAAGCTCAATGGTTATGTTCCTCCAAATAAAGAG GATTGTGGGCAGCCTGGATTTACCTTATCTGAAAGGAAGCGTTTTGGTACCATATTGAAAGA GGGAAAGTTAATTGATGCATATAGATTCCTACACAAGGAGAAGGACATGGAGTGTGGCTTCTCATGGTCTGGGCATCCCATTGGGAA GTATCGTGGAAAAAGGATGAGGATAGACTATTTTGTAGTTTCAGAGAAACTCAAAGATAGGATTGTTGCATGTGAGATACATGGGAAAGGGATTGAATTACAAG GTTTTTATGGAAGCGATCATTGCCCCATTACATTTGAGCTTTCACAAGCATGTCCCAACGCCAAGCATGGCGAAGCTTCCATGTAG
- the LOC132175236 gene encoding DNA-(apurinic or apyrimidinic site) endonuclease isoform X2: MKRFFKPIEKEGSSKKPSLSPSEKDDGENREISGEDKREPLKFLTWNANSFLLRVKNDWPELNKFVTSFDPDVIAIQEVRVPAAGSKGAPKNPGELKDDTNSSREEKQILIRALSSLPFANYRVWWSLADSKYAGTALFVKKCCQPKNVFFNLDKRASKHEPDGRVILAEFDTFRLLNTYAPNNGWKEEENSFIRRRKWDKRILDFVLQSSDKPLIWCGDLNVSHEEIDVSHPEFFSAAKLNGYVPPNKEDCGQPGFTLSERKRFGTILKEYRGKRMRIDYFVVSEKLKDRIVACEIHGKGIELQGFYGSDHCPITFELSQACPNAKHGEASM, encoded by the exons ATGAAACGTTTCTTTAAACCGATAGAGAAGGAAGGGTCTTCAAAGAAGCCCTCTCTTTCACCTTCTGAAAAGGACGACGGAGAGAACAGGGAAATATCCGGCGAGGACAAGAGAGAGCCGTTGAAGTTCTTGACCTGGAATGCCAATAGCTTTCTTCTCCGAGTCAAGAACGACTGGCCTGAGCTCAACAAGTTCGTGACAAGTTTTGACCCTGATGTCATTGCAATACAG GAAGTAAGGGTGCCTGCAGCTGGTTCAAAGGGTGCACCTAAAAATCCAGGAGAATTAAAAGATGATACAAACTCATCACGCGAAGAAAAACAG ATTTTGATACGTGCCCTTTCAAGTCTACCCTTTGCAAATTATCGTGTTTGGTGGTCTCTTGCAGATTCAAAGTATGCAGGAACTGCACTTTTTGTAAAGAAGTGTTGCCAACCGAAAAATGTCTTCTTTAATCTTGACAAGAGAG CTTCAAAGCATGAACCAGATGGCCGGGTCATTTTAGCTGAGTTCGATACATTCCGCTTATTGAATACATATGCACCAAACAATGGTTGGAAAGAGGAGGAAAATTCATTTATAAGGAGAAGGAAATGGGATAAAAGGATATTGGACTTTGTCCTTCAATCTTCAGATAAGCCTCTTATATGGTGTGGTGATCTGAATGTTAG CCATGAAGAGATTGATGTGAGTCATCCAGAATTTTTCAGTGCAGCAAAGCTCAATGGTTATGTTCCTCCAAATAAAGAG GATTGTGGGCAGCCTGGATTTACCTTATCTGAAAGGAAGCGTTTTGGTACCATATTGAAAGA GTATCGTGGAAAAAGGATGAGGATAGACTATTTTGTAGTTTCAGAGAAACTCAAAGATAGGATTGTTGCATGTGAGATACATGGGAAAGGGATTGAATTACAAG GTTTTTATGGAAGCGATCATTGCCCCATTACATTTGAGCTTTCACAAGCATGTCCCAACGCCAAGCATGGCGAAGCTTCCATGTAG